The Melospiza georgiana isolate bMelGeo1 chromosome Z, bMelGeo1.pri, whole genome shotgun sequence genome contains a region encoding:
- the DNAJA1 gene encoding dnaJ homolog subfamily A member 1: protein MVKETTYYDVLGVKPNASAEELKKAYRKLALKYHPDKNPNEGEKFKQISQAYEVLSDSKKRELYDKGGEQAIKEGGSGGGFGSPMDIFDMFFGGGGRMQRERRGKNVVHQLSVSLEDMYNGAMRKLALQKNVICDKCEGRGGKKGAVECCPNCRGTGMQIRIHQIGPGMVQQIQSVCMECQGHGERISPKDRCKSCNGRKIVREKKILEVHIDKGMKDGQKITFHGEGDQEPGLEPGDIIIVLDQKDHSVFTRRDEDLLLSMDIQLVEALCGFQKPITTLDNRTIIITSHPGQVVEHGAIKCVLNEGMPIYRRPYEKGRLIIEFRVIFPESGFLSSDKLSLLEKLLPTRQEIEETEEMEQVELVDFDPSQKRKHHYNGEVYEDDEHQPRGGVQCQTS, encoded by the exons aTGGTGAAGGAGACCACCTACTACGATGTGCTGGGCGTTAAGCCCAACGCGTCCGCCGAGGAGCTGAAGAAGGCCTACCGCAAGCTCGCGCTCAAGTACCACCCGGACAAGAACCCCAATGAGGGCGAGAAG TTCAAGCAGATCTCGCAAGCTTACGAAGTGCTGTCGGACTCGAAGAAGAGGGAGCTGTATGACAAAGGAGGCGAGCAAGCTATCAAGGAGGGCGGCTCTGGCGGCGGCTTCGGGTCACCCATGGACATATTCGATATGTTCTTCGGCGGCGGGGGAAGGATGCAGAGGGAGAGGCGAG GTAAAAATGTGGTCCACCAGTTGTCAGTAAGTTTGGAAGATATGTACAATGGTGCAATGAGAAAACTTGCACTGCAGAAAAATGTCATCTGTGACAAGTGTGAAG GTCGTGGTGGTAAGAAAGGTGCAGTAGAATGCTGCCCTAATTGCAGGGGAACAGGCATGCAGATCAGAATTCACCAGATTGGGCCAGGAATGGTGCAGCAGATCCAGTCTGTGTGTATGGAGTGCCAGGGGCATGGGGAGCGTATCAGCCCCAAGGACCGGTGTAAGAGCTGCAATGGCAGAAAAATTGTTCGGGAGAAGAAGATCCTGGAAGTTCACATTGACAAAG GAATGAAGGATGGTCAGAAAATAACATTCCATGGTGAAGGGGACCAAGAGCCAGGTCTGGAGCCCGGGGATATTATTATTGTCTTGGATCAGAAAGACCACTCTGTATTTACAAG ACGAGATGAAGATCTACTTCTGTCTATGGATATTCAACTGGTTGAAGCACTATGTGGCTTTCAAAAGCCCATCACAACTCTGGATAACAGAACTATTATTATTACCTCCCATCCTG gcCAGGTTGTTGAGCATGGGGCTATTAAGTGTGTGTTGAATGAAGGTATGCCAATCTATCGCAGACCGTATGAAAAAGGACGTCTGATCATAGAATTCAGG GTGATTTTCCCAGAGAGTGGCTTCCTCTCCTCAGATAAGCTGTCCTTACTCGAAAAACTGCTACCTACAAGGCAGGAGATAGAAGAAACCGAGGAAATGGAACAGGTGGAATTAGTGGACTTCGATCCGTCTCAAAAGCGAAAACACCACTATAATGGAGAAGTGTATGAAGATGATGAGCATCAGCCTAGAGGTGGTGTTCAGTGCCAGACATCATAA